The following proteins are co-located in the Desulfatitalea tepidiphila genome:
- a CDS encoding DnaJ C-terminal domain-containing protein has protein sequence MAENDYYKTLGVDKNASSADIKKAYRKLAMKYHPDHAKGDPAAEEKFKKISEAYAVLSDDEKRKQYDTFGSADFKQRYSQEDIFRNFDFGDIFKEFGFGGRGFSTGDGGFRFTFGGSGSPFGGRGARQPAPKGSDLVYELPLTVQEVAAGAEKTVSFQHQGRTQSINVKIPKGMISGKKLRLGGKGETSPYGGAPGDLYIKSVVVDDPTFSVEEYDLVVHREIKLTEAVLGTSISVPTIEGKELTLKIPPGTRHKTKMRLAGHGLPHMKGHGRGDLYVVVLMHMPSRLTSEQKKLMAQLAQTGL, from the coding sequence ATGGCGGAAAACGATTACTACAAGACTCTCGGCGTCGACAAAAATGCGAGCAGCGCGGACATCAAAAAGGCCTATCGCAAGTTGGCGATGAAATACCATCCCGACCACGCCAAGGGAGACCCGGCCGCCGAGGAGAAGTTTAAAAAAATCAGCGAGGCTTATGCCGTGCTGAGCGACGACGAAAAACGCAAGCAGTACGACACGTTCGGATCGGCCGATTTCAAGCAGCGGTACAGCCAGGAAGATATTTTCCGCAATTTCGATTTCGGCGATATCTTCAAGGAGTTCGGCTTCGGCGGCAGGGGATTCTCGACCGGCGACGGGGGGTTCCGTTTCACCTTCGGCGGCAGCGGGTCGCCTTTCGGCGGCAGAGGGGCCAGGCAACCCGCACCCAAGGGATCCGATCTGGTGTATGAACTACCGCTCACCGTTCAGGAAGTCGCTGCCGGTGCGGAAAAGACCGTCTCCTTCCAACATCAGGGCCGCACGCAGAGTATCAACGTCAAAATCCCCAAGGGCATGATCAGCGGTAAAAAACTGCGGCTGGGGGGTAAAGGTGAAACCAGCCCTTATGGCGGCGCCCCGGGTGATCTCTATATCAAATCCGTGGTCGTGGACGATCCCACCTTTTCGGTGGAGGAATACGACCTGGTGGTTCATCGGGAAATCAAATTGACCGAGGCGGTGTTGGGAACCTCCATTTCCGTTCCCACCATCGAAGGAAAAGAATTGACGCTTAAAATCCCGCCTGGAACCCGGCACAAGACCAAGATGCGATTGGCCGGTCACGGACTTCCCCACATGAAGGGGCATGGGCGCGGCGACCTTTACGTGGTAGTGCTGATGCATATGCCTTCCCGACTCACCTCCGAGCAGAAGAAGCTGATGGCGCAATTGGCACAGACAGGCCTGTAA
- a CDS encoding ABC transporter permease, which produces MTIIALSPLDLSLAAGLVVLLAILSRIMRLQLEGQLAVAAIRMTIQLMLVGFVLKTLFTHVHLGWIALVACVMLLAAGREVLGRQKRRFAGLWGFGLGTLSMFISSFAVTILALGVLIRPQPWYEPQYAIPLLGMLLGNTMNGIALGMDRLTSSAWDQRTLIEGRLMLGQSWRRAIEVPRRESVRSGLIPIINSMMAAGLVSLPGMMTGQILGGNPPMEAVKYQILIMFLISGGTGLGTLVAIGLGARRLFDERQRLRLDRLKKR; this is translated from the coding sequence ATGACCATCATCGCGCTTTCTCCGCTCGATTTGAGCCTGGCTGCCGGGCTGGTGGTGCTTTTGGCCATCCTCTCCCGGATCATGCGTCTGCAACTGGAGGGCCAGCTGGCCGTGGCCGCCATACGCATGACCATCCAATTGATGCTGGTCGGGTTCGTCCTTAAAACGCTATTTACCCACGTGCATCTGGGCTGGATCGCGCTGGTGGCCTGCGTGATGCTGCTGGCCGCCGGCCGCGAGGTGCTCGGGCGCCAGAAAAGACGCTTTGCCGGCCTCTGGGGTTTCGGCCTGGGCACGCTCTCCATGTTTATTTCATCGTTCGCGGTCACCATCCTGGCCTTGGGAGTTCTCATTCGGCCCCAACCCTGGTACGAGCCCCAATACGCCATTCCGCTGCTCGGCATGTTGTTGGGCAACACCATGAACGGCATCGCCCTGGGAATGGATCGTCTGACTTCATCCGCCTGGGACCAGCGGACTCTGATCGAAGGGCGCCTGATGCTGGGACAGAGCTGGCGCCGGGCGATCGAAGTGCCCCGCCGGGAGAGCGTCCGCAGCGGCTTGATTCCGATCATCAATTCCATGATGGCCGCCGGTCTCGTCAGCCTGCCGGGCATGATGACCGGCCAGATATTGGGCGGCAATCCGCCCATGGAAGCGGTTAAGTATCAGATTTTGATTATGTTTTTGATATCCGGCGGAACCGGTTTAGGCACCCTCGTGGCCATCGGCCTCGGCGCCCGGCGCCTGTTCGACGAGCGCCAGCGTCTCCGGTTGGACCGCTTGAAAAAGCGGTAG
- a CDS encoding ABC transporter ATP-binding protein yields the protein MSDGLRLEALGCRSLNHLDLTLSSGQAAGITGPSGTGKSLLLRAMADLDPHGGRMWLDDVAADQIPAPQWRFKVALLPAEAAWWYDTVGEHFEHWPPYGLEQLGFDSGVMTWQVSHLSSGERQRLALLRVLVNQPRVLLLDEPTANLDKTNTERAETLIDEYRRQHRPVIVWVSHDLEQLRRWCDPIYTLGNGRLAIFDAGRIPA from the coding sequence ATGAGCGACGGGTTGCGGCTGGAAGCGCTGGGTTGCCGATCGTTGAATCATCTGGATTTGACTCTTTCATCCGGTCAAGCCGCAGGCATTACAGGGCCATCGGGTACCGGTAAGTCGCTGCTGCTCAGGGCCATGGCCGATCTGGACCCCCATGGGGGGCGGATGTGGCTCGATGATGTCGCGGCCGATCAGATCCCGGCGCCCCAATGGCGATTCAAGGTCGCCCTGCTGCCGGCCGAGGCGGCCTGGTGGTACGATACGGTGGGCGAACATTTCGAACACTGGCCGCCATATGGTTTGGAACAGCTGGGATTCGACAGTGGCGTCATGACCTGGCAGGTGTCCCATCTGTCCAGCGGCGAGCGCCAGCGCCTGGCCTTGCTGCGGGTTCTGGTGAACCAGCCCCGCGTGCTCCTCCTCGACGAGCCGACCGCCAATCTGGACAAAACCAACACCGAACGGGCGGAAACGTTGATCGACGAATACCGGCGGCAGCACCGACCGGTGATCGTCTGGGTGAGCCATGACCTGGAGCAGTTGCGCCGCTGGTGCGACCCCATCTATACCCTGGGCAACGGCAGGTTGGCAATCTTCGACGCCGGACGGATCCCGGCGTGA